The Haloterrigena salifodinae genome window below encodes:
- a CDS encoding anthranilate synthase component II: MILVVDNYDSFAYNLVQYVTESIAPAGPTATPQDVGEFDDVIVRRNDEIDLEGVRDLDPDGIVVSPGPGTPAEAGVSVDIFAETEYPTFGVCLGHQALCAAHGVSVGRAPDVVHGKTSAVNHDGTGLYDGVPNPFEVGRYHSLAVERDDLPAELIETAHTDDDRGVVMGVRHAELPHVGVQFHPESILTESGKRIVENFCTSIARG; the protein is encoded by the coding sequence ATGATTCTGGTCGTCGACAACTACGATTCGTTCGCGTACAACCTCGTTCAGTACGTTACCGAGTCGATCGCTCCGGCGGGCCCCACGGCGACGCCACAGGACGTCGGCGAGTTCGACGACGTGATCGTCCGACGCAACGACGAGATCGACCTCGAGGGCGTCCGTGACCTCGATCCCGACGGGATCGTCGTCTCCCCGGGCCCCGGGACGCCCGCCGAGGCCGGCGTCTCCGTCGATATCTTCGCCGAGACCGAGTACCCAACGTTCGGCGTCTGTCTCGGGCATCAGGCCCTCTGTGCCGCTCACGGGGTGTCCGTCGGACGCGCGCCCGACGTCGTCCACGGAAAGACGTCTGCGGTGAACCACGACGGAACGGGGCTGTACGACGGCGTGCCGAATCCCTTCGAAGTCGGTCGGTATCACTCGCTGGCAGTCGAGCGCGACGACCTGCCGGCGGAACTGATCGAGACCGCCCACACCGACGACGATCGGGGGGTCGTCATGGGCGTTCGCCACGCCGAGTTACCCCACGTCGGCGTCCAGTTCCACCCGGAGAGCATTCTCACCGAGTCGGGGAAACGCATCGTCGAGAACTTCTGTACCTCGATCGCCCGCGGCTGA
- the pabB gene encoding aminodeoxychorismate synthase, component I — protein MSTITVITDSESFVETAESAPNGARVPVEVRASVADPFDAYCRARTDEADGFYLETTGGQSGWGYFGVDPVERVRVTANAVDRDGGSPTIRTIDALLERERLVRGDCSVPYPCGAFGWLSYDVARELESLPSTTTDERGLPRLQLGVFDRVAAWREPRDDDGETELRVTACPVVDDDPADAYETGRAGARSLAQAAIDGSEADRSQPVDATRAAFESECGRAAFADRVRRVKRYVRDGDTFQANVSHRLVAPAAAHPVDVFDAVRRVNPAPYSGLLEFPGVDLVSASPELLLEVRDGSLVTEPIAGTRPRGRTTAEDERLAADLRDDEKERAEHAMLVDLERNDLGKVSEYGSVSVTDYRRVDRYSEVMHLVSLVEGTLRDDASIADAVAAVFPGGTITGAPKPRTMEIIDELEATRRGPYTGSIGIFGFDDRATLNIVIRTLVHHDEEYHLRVGAGVVHDSVPDQEYDETLDKARALVTAVDEALGERASFALETATDAVGDAG, from the coding sequence ATGAGCACGATCACGGTTATAACCGACAGCGAATCGTTTGTAGAGACTGCCGAGAGCGCGCCGAATGGCGCTCGCGTCCCGGTCGAAGTACGCGCTTCCGTCGCCGATCCGTTCGACGCTTATTGCAGGGCCCGGACCGACGAGGCCGACGGGTTCTACCTCGAGACGACCGGCGGGCAGTCCGGTTGGGGCTACTTCGGTGTCGATCCCGTCGAACGGGTTCGAGTAACTGCGAACGCGGTCGATCGGGACGGCGGGAGTCCAACGATCCGAACGATCGACGCGCTGCTCGAGCGCGAGCGGTTGGTACGCGGAGACTGCTCGGTTCCGTATCCCTGCGGTGCGTTCGGCTGGCTCTCCTACGACGTCGCCAGAGAACTCGAGTCGTTGCCGTCGACGACGACCGACGAACGCGGGTTGCCGCGGCTTCAACTTGGCGTCTTCGATCGGGTCGCCGCGTGGCGCGAACCGCGCGACGACGACGGCGAAACGGAACTACGAGTGACCGCCTGTCCCGTGGTCGACGACGATCCCGCCGACGCCTACGAGACCGGTCGAGCGGGGGCTCGATCCCTGGCGCAGGCGGCGATCGACGGCAGCGAAGCGGACCGCAGTCAGCCGGTCGACGCGACTCGGGCCGCGTTCGAGAGCGAGTGCGGTCGGGCGGCGTTCGCCGACCGCGTTCGGCGAGTCAAGCGATACGTTCGCGACGGCGACACGTTTCAGGCGAACGTCTCCCATCGACTCGTCGCCCCGGCGGCCGCCCATCCGGTCGACGTCTTCGACGCAGTCCGACGCGTGAATCCGGCTCCCTACTCGGGACTGCTCGAGTTCCCGGGCGTCGACCTCGTCAGCGCGAGTCCAGAACTGCTGCTCGAGGTTCGCGACGGCTCGCTCGTCACCGAACCGATCGCCGGAACCAGGCCCCGCGGGCGGACGACGGCCGAAGACGAGCGACTGGCGGCCGATCTCCGCGACGACGAGAAGGAACGCGCCGAACACGCGATGCTCGTCGACCTAGAGCGCAACGATCTCGGGAAGGTCAGCGAGTACGGTTCCGTGTCGGTGACGGACTATCGCCGCGTGGACCGGTACTCGGAAGTCATGCACCTCGTCTCTCTCGTCGAGGGAACCCTGCGAGACGACGCGAGCATCGCCGACGCCGTCGCGGCGGTGTTTCCGGGCGGCACGATCACTGGCGCGCCGAAGCCGCGGACGATGGAGATCATCGACGAACTCGAGGCGACCCGACGCGGTCCCTACACCGGGAGCATCGGGATCTTCGGCTTCGACGATCGGGCGACGCTGAACATCGTCATCCGGACGCTGGTCCACCACGACGAGGAGTACCACCTGCGCGTCGGTGCCGGCGTCGTCCACGATTCCGTTCCCGATCAGGAGTACGACGAGACGCTCGATAAGGCACGGGCGCTCGTAACGGCGGTCGACGAGGCCTTGGGCGAACGGGCGTCGTTCGCCCTCGAGACCGCGACCGATGCGGTCGGTGATGCGGGATGA